Proteins encoded by one window of Ignavibacteriota bacterium:
- the ftsZ gene encoding cell division protein FtsZ, producing the protein MAIGIAVQNSEGAKLRVVGVGGGGGNAVNNMIKDNLEGIEFIVANTDKQALDQNLAKVKIQLGKELTKGLGAGGNPETGKNSAEESSADIKEILRDTDMIFVTAGMGGGTGTGAAPVLAKIAREMGALVVGIVTKPFDWEGKKRIKSAQDGIEALRGSVDALIVIHNQKLLDVIDKNISFQEAFRLVDDVLYKATKGISQLISTHGIVNVDFADVKAVMKDMGDAIMGIGYATGDNRAVQATENALKSPLLGNISIKGSKGVLVNVSGSSNLSMHEIASAVSVVEKAAGDDANIIHGVTENEELGDTIMVTVVATGFKLEENKIVEKVQKVEAMQEPIISNNGKANVKQTSEVPNIKTKMPVPTLPKPTNVASPWGKVAAFNYDKAPKGEDKLKGFDIPTYQRMGININAPEVLEHA; encoded by the coding sequence ATGGCTATAGGTATTGCTGTTCAGAATTCCGAAGGTGCAAAACTTCGGGTAGTAGGTGTCGGCGGTGGCGGCGGCAACGCAGTTAACAACATGATTAAAGACAATCTTGAGGGCATCGAGTTTATTGTAGCAAATACAGATAAACAAGCTCTCGACCAGAATCTTGCAAAGGTGAAAATTCAGCTTGGCAAGGAACTAACGAAAGGACTTGGTGCCGGAGGTAATCCTGAAACCGGAAAGAACTCTGCCGAAGAAAGCAGTGCAGATATCAAGGAAATCCTTAGGGATACAGATATGATATTTGTTACTGCAGGAATGGGCGGTGGTACAGGTACCGGTGCTGCACCTGTGCTTGCTAAAATTGCTCGCGAGATGGGTGCTCTTGTTGTAGGCATTGTGACCAAACCTTTTGACTGGGAAGGCAAAAAGAGGATTAAATCAGCTCAGGATGGTATTGAAGCATTGAGAGGTTCCGTGGATGCGCTTATTGTAATTCATAATCAGAAATTACTGGATGTAATTGATAAGAATATTTCTTTTCAGGAAGCATTCAGATTGGTTGATGACGTATTATATAAGGCTACAAAGGGAATTTCACAGCTTATTTCGACTCACGGCATTGTCAATGTTGACTTTGCTGACGTCAAGGCTGTAATGAAAGATATGGGTGATGCAATTATGGGTATTGGTTATGCCACAGGCGATAACCGCGCAGTTCAGGCTACTGAGAATGCTCTCAAATCACCACTCCTCGGGAATATTTCTATTAAAGGTTCAAAGGGTGTGCTTGTCAATGTTTCAGGTTCTTCGAATCTATCAATGCACGAAATCGCTTCTGCTGTGTCAGTTGTAGAAAAAGCTGCCGGTGATGATGCTAATATTATTCATGGTGTGACCGAAAACGAAGAACTTGGTGATACGATTATGGTTACTGTTGTTGCGACAGGTTTTAAACTTGAAGAAAACAAAATCGTTGAAAAAGTTCAAAAGGTTGAAGCTATGCAGGAACCGATTATCAGTAATAACGGCAAAGCAAATGTCAAGCAAACCTCTGAAGTTCCAAATATTAAAACCAAAATGCCTGTTCCTACACTTCCAAAGCCTACCAATGTTGCAAGCCCTTGGGGTAAAGTTGCAGCTTTTAACTATGATAAAGCACCAAAAGGTGAGGATAAATTAAAAGGCTTTGATATTCCTACTTATCAAAGAATGGGTATTAATATTAATGCTCCTGAAGTATTGGAACATGCATAA
- the terL gene encoding phage terminase large subunit, protein MENKQKVELSELTPALTAVKISGGKFIYPQHIAYIDRLISKAAENPSGRLIINLPPRHGKSELISKYFPFWYLCRYPDKRIILSSYEATFAQSWGRKVKQLIEEFGYELAGIKLSGSSHSAGHFEIDGRAGSMTCVGAGGPITGKGADLFIIDDPVKNDEEANSSSQREKLWDWFRSTAYTRLEPDGTMIVMMTRWHEDDLCGRIIENWDSEDGWEIVKIPAIAQNDDLLGRKPGSPLWSRRFSCAKLEKLKKELGSYWFESLYQQNPVNIGGGIFKKTDFRYFYIEGDNYVLQNGEHTKTINKQSCTNWTAVDLAISLSSSADYTVAITVAISEDNKILVIDVVRKRISPAEHLELVQSLNDKHSPRLIGIESVQYQSALVQNAASCGFPVKALKPDTDKLTRALPVASKFENGMIFFDKDAKWLPELESELMKFPRDKHDDQVDALAYVCMLINPITGILPKSSKSKR, encoded by the coding sequence ATGGAAAATAAACAAAAAGTTGAATTATCTGAGCTTACTCCTGCTCTGACTGCCGTCAAAATTTCGGGTGGTAAATTTATATATCCGCAACATATAGCTTATATTGACAGATTGATAAGCAAAGCAGCCGAAAATCCATCAGGAAGACTTATAATAAATCTTCCGCCACGTCACGGTAAAAGCGAGTTAATATCTAAATATTTCCCATTTTGGTATTTATGCAGGTATCCTGATAAAAGAATTATTCTCAGCTCCTACGAGGCAACTTTTGCTCAAAGCTGGGGTAGAAAAGTAAAGCAATTGATTGAAGAGTTCGGTTATGAACTGGCTGGAATCAAGCTAAGTGGAAGCTCACATTCTGCAGGACACTTCGAAATTGATGGTCGTGCAGGAAGTATGACTTGTGTTGGTGCAGGTGGACCAATTACAGGCAAAGGAGCTGACCTTTTTATTATTGATGACCCTGTCAAAAATGACGAGGAAGCTAATAGCTCTTCTCAAAGAGAGAAATTATGGGACTGGTTCAGAAGTACTGCATATACAAGATTGGAGCCGGATGGAACTATGATTGTAATGATGACCCGCTGGCACGAAGACGATTTATGCGGCAGAATAATCGAAAATTGGGATAGTGAAGATGGTTGGGAAATTGTAAAAATTCCTGCGATTGCACAAAATGATGATTTACTCGGAAGGAAGCCGGGAAGCCCGCTCTGGAGCAGAAGATTTTCTTGTGCAAAACTCGAAAAACTTAAAAAAGAGCTGGGTTCATATTGGTTTGAGTCACTATATCAGCAGAATCCGGTAAATATTGGTGGTGGTATTTTTAAGAAAACTGATTTCAGATATTTTTACATTGAAGGTGATAATTATGTACTGCAAAATGGAGAGCATACTAAAACTATCAATAAACAGAGCTGTACAAACTGGACTGCTGTTGACCTTGCTATTTCACTTTCGTCATCAGCTGACTACACAGTAGCAATTACTGTTGCTATCAGCGAGGATAATAAAATTTTAGTTATTGATGTTGTCAGGAAAAGAATTTCGCCTGCAGAGCATCTTGAATTAGTCCAATCTTTGAATGACAAACATTCGCCCAGATTAATTGGAATTGAAAGCGTTCAGTATCAATCGGCACTTGTGCAAAATGCTGCTTCATGCGGATTTCCGGTCAAGGCACTCAAGCCCGATACAGACAAACTTACAAGAGCGCTTCCTGTAGCATCTAAATTTGAAAATGGCATGATTTTTTTTGATAAAGACGCTAAATGGCTTCCCGAACTTGAAAGTGAACTTATGAAATTTCCTCGCGACAAACATGATGATCAGGTGGATGCTTTAGCTTATGTTTGTATGCTTATCAATCCAATTACCGGGATTTTGCCAAAAAGTTCCAAAAGCAAAAGATAA
- a CDS encoding outer membrane beta-barrel protein encodes MKKVILLIVLILTISAANNSLAQIYGGLGVGYVQPFSDFEEINKPAMSYIVNLENRYYCKLWYGVKFEYSEFDPQDGLNPDAAVYTNMLNITPQVRYNFLGLNCYDNVAFPYLQLGLTLSSAGNTDNTSRFGLGALGGGGVSYGFNLFRTCFLIDLNASYNMPNIILKDEERIDIQYLHLNLILNVKL; translated from the coding sequence ATGAAAAAAGTCATTTTACTGATAGTATTGATTCTCACAATTTCGGCTGCAAATAATTCTTTAGCTCAAATTTACGGTGGATTAGGAGTCGGTTATGTCCAGCCATTTTCCGATTTTGAAGAAATCAATAAGCCCGCAATGAGCTATATTGTCAATCTTGAGAACCGCTACTACTGTAAATTATGGTATGGTGTAAAATTCGAGTATTCCGAATTTGACCCTCAGGATGGATTAAATCCTGATGCAGCAGTTTATACAAATATGCTCAATATTACTCCGCAAGTAAGATATAATTTCTTGGGGCTGAACTGTTATGATAATGTAGCTTTCCCTTATTTGCAACTTGGTCTTACCCTTAGCTCTGCCGGAAATACAGATAATACATCAAGATTTGGATTGGGTGCTTTGGGTGGCGGTGGTGTAAGCTATGGCTTCAATCTTTTCAGAACTTGCTTTTTGATTGACCTGAATGCCTCATACAATATGCCGAATATAATTTTGAAAGATGAGGAAAGAATTGATATACAATACCTGCATCTGAACTTAATTCTCAATGTAAAGTTGTAA
- the ftsA gene encoding cell division protein FtsA — protein sequence MSEFYSVNQRNTDIKPRITVGLDIGTSKICALVASVEPNNPNLRILGIGIAESEGLNRGVVVNIDRTTKAIKNVIAQAEQQSGIKISEVNIGIAGDHVESIQSRGIITISNPSTEISKQDVARLLEEARKINIPADREILHVIPQDFVVDGQDCIQDPVGMSGLRLEANVHIITGLKTAIQNISRCVDRAGLKIRNLVLEPLASSRAVLANDEMAVGVALVDIGGGTTDIAVITDSIIRYTSVFGIAGNQVTNDLQQGLGITLANAEKVKKENGHTYPDSIAHDELIMIPGLSGRRPHEISKKLLCQILQPRVAEIFELVKVELKASGFYNSLGAGGVVITGGSTLLRGIDHLAQEVLELPVKIGIPSGFTYEGLGPEIENPMFATAVGLALWKMEEAPVYTNEQKSETEVTKKEEVKARVEDRPRPVFGDEKEAKKSETKLEAKKNISNILKKITDKLKEL from the coding sequence ATGTCAGAATTTTACAGTGTAAATCAAAGAAATACGGATATCAAACCAAGGATAACAGTTGGTCTGGATATTGGTACATCAAAAATTTGCGCCCTTGTTGCATCAGTTGAGCCTAATAATCCCAATTTGAGAATACTCGGAATCGGAATTGCTGAAAGCGAAGGTTTGAATCGCGGTGTTGTTGTAAATATTGACAGAACAACCAAGGCTATCAAAAATGTTATTGCTCAGGCTGAGCAGCAGTCCGGCATAAAAATTTCTGAAGTAAATATTGGAATTGCCGGTGATCATGTAGAATCTATCCAAAGCAGAGGCATTATCACGATTTCCAATCCATCCACAGAAATCTCAAAACAGGATGTAGCCAGACTTCTCGAAGAGGCAAGAAAAATAAATATTCCGGCTGACAGGGAAATTTTACATGTTATTCCGCAAGATTTTGTAGTAGATGGTCAGGATTGTATTCAGGATCCTGTAGGTATGAGCGGACTGCGTCTGGAAGCGAACGTACATATTATTACCGGACTTAAAACAGCAATACAAAATATTTCAAGATGTGTTGACCGTGCCGGACTGAAAATAAGAAATCTTGTTTTAGAGCCTCTTGCAAGCTCAAGAGCTGTGTTGGCAAATGATGAAATGGCAGTTGGAGTGGCTTTGGTTGATATTGGTGGCGGTACAACTGATATAGCTGTCATAACAGATAGTATTATAAGATATACAAGTGTATTTGGTATAGCCGGTAATCAGGTTACAAATGACTTACAGCAGGGGCTTGGAATTACTCTCGCCAATGCTGAAAAAGTAAAAAAAGAAAACGGGCACACATATCCTGATTCAATCGCTCATGATGAATTAATTATGATACCCGGTCTTTCGGGCAGAAGACCTCATGAAATAAGCAAGAAGCTACTATGTCAGATTCTACAGCCGAGAGTAGCTGAAATATTTGAATTAGTCAAAGTCGAGTTGAAAGCTTCGGGTTTTTATAATAGTCTCGGAGCAGGCGGTGTTGTTATAACCGGCGGAAGTACACTACTCAGAGGCATAGACCACCTTGCTCAAGAAGTGCTGGAATTACCTGTGAAGATTGGTATTCCATCTGGATTCACTTATGAAGGATTAGGTCCTGAAATAGAAAATCCTATGTTTGCTACTGCAGTTGGATTGGCTCTTTGGAAAATGGAAGAAGCCCCTGTTTACACAAATGAACAAAAAAGTGAGACTGAGGTTACCAAAAAAGAGGAAGTAAAAGCGAGAGTTGAAGACAGACCAAGACCTGTTTTTGGAGATGAAAAAGAAGCTAAAAAATCAGAAACAAAGTTAGAAGCGAAGAAGAATATATCAAATATTTTAAAAAAAATTACAGACAAATTAAAAGAATTATAA
- a CDS encoding OmpA family protein, producing the protein MDKEIDKTLDKVEEAAEGKDTETQNKSDRRDKQPNDTHSKSDRRDAPSKPQAPISTSVLNWSSYDFVPGDKPLFEDNLIGEKNGEFPSRWDLVKGTVEIAQIDGENVIFIRGSGNMYNGGIVPLLKNPKEDYLPDEFTIEFDAFFKAGVKKQDYYITLFDRKNQKNKDIRHIKFGYGYANYDKTTTNYKDLGQNSAPDNDTWRHISISFNTRALKVYLDEVRVLNIPNLGGNPTGITLSADAYKSTPHIHFIKNFKVAEGAVPLYSKAISEGRIVTRGIVFDVNKSIIKPESMGVINEITKLMQDNPDVRFLIEGHTDSDGSAERNMQLSDERAKAIKTKLVELGIDTSRLETAGMGPTKPIADNTSPEGKAMNRRVEFVKL; encoded by the coding sequence GTGGATAAAGAAATTGACAAAACCCTTGATAAAGTCGAGGAAGCAGCTGAGGGCAAAGATACTGAAACTCAGAATAAATCTGATCGCCGAGACAAGCAACCCAATGATACACATAGTAAAAGTGACCGCCGAGATGCACCTTCCAAACCGCAAGCTCCAATCTCAACAAGTGTCCTGAACTGGTCGAGCTATGATTTTGTTCCCGGAGACAAGCCTCTGTTCGAGGATAACTTGATTGGTGAAAAAAATGGTGAATTCCCTTCTCGCTGGGATTTAGTAAAAGGCACTGTGGAGATTGCTCAAATAGACGGAGAAAATGTTATTTTTATTCGTGGTAGTGGAAATATGTATAATGGTGGTATCGTGCCACTTTTAAAAAATCCAAAGGAAGATTATCTACCGGATGAATTTACGATTGAATTTGATGCTTTTTTCAAAGCAGGTGTCAAAAAGCAAGATTATTACATAACTTTGTTTGACAGAAAAAATCAAAAAAATAAGGACATTCGGCATATTAAATTTGGTTATGGATATGCGAACTATGATAAGACCACAACCAACTATAAAGATTTAGGACAAAACTCAGCCCCTGATAATGATACATGGCGCCATATTTCCATATCTTTTAATACAAGAGCTTTAAAAGTATATCTGGATGAAGTACGAGTTCTGAATATTCCGAATCTTGGAGGCAACCCAACAGGTATAACATTATCTGCCGATGCATATAAAAGCACTCCTCATATACATTTTATTAAAAATTTCAAAGTGGCAGAAGGTGCTGTTCCTCTATATTCCAAAGCGATTTCAGAAGGTCGCATTGTTACTCGCGGGATAGTCTTCGACGTTAATAAATCTATAATCAAACCAGAGTCAATGGGTGTAATTAATGAAATAACGAAGTTGATGCAAGACAATCCGGATGTAAGGTTTTTGATTGAAGGACATACAGACAGTGATGGTTCTGCCGAAAGAAATATGCAACTTTCTGATGAAAGAGCAAAAGCTATTAAGACAAAACTCGTAGAACTCGGAATTGATACATCAAGACTTGAAACAGCCGGAATGGGTCCAACTAAACCTATTGCAGATAATACTTCACCGGAAGGTAAAGCTATGAACCGAAGAGTTGAATTTGTGAAATTGTAA